One Paracoccaceae bacterium genomic region harbors:
- a CDS encoding Gfo/Idh/MocA family oxidoreductase translates to MMQETPIAVVGAGLIGQRHLAALRTAGGVRPAAVIDPAPALREVAEAMGLPWFPSLSDLPHGVAAGAILATPNQLHVSGALDALSMGLPVLVEKPLATDVEGAGRIVDAGRAAGLPVLTGHHRRHNPLIAEAKSLIDSGGIGAIVSVHGMFWLEKPASYFANDWRRRPGAGPVLLNCIHDIDLLRHLAGEIVAVQSVVTRAIRGHAVEDAAAVVIEFASGAIGTLSVADCIPAPWSWELASGENPDYPPAGQSCYQIGGTTGALELPALRVWRHDGPRGWWDPITAATLPRGHGDPLIRQAEQFGRVIRGEEPPLVSGEDGRRSLAVALAVHRAAETRTRIVIAP, encoded by the coding sequence ATGATGCAAGAAACCCCGATCGCGGTGGTGGGGGCAGGCCTGATCGGCCAGCGGCATCTGGCGGCCCTCCGCACCGCCGGCGGCGTGCGCCCGGCTGCCGTCATCGACCCGGCACCCGCGTTACGCGAGGTGGCCGAGGCCATGGGCCTGCCCTGGTTTCCGTCGCTGTCCGACTTGCCGCACGGGGTGGCGGCGGGGGCAATCCTGGCAACGCCGAACCAGCTGCATGTGTCGGGTGCCCTGGATGCGCTGTCGATGGGCCTGCCCGTGCTGGTCGAAAAACCGCTTGCGACGGATGTCGAGGGGGCGGGGCGGATCGTGGACGCGGGGCGCGCGGCGGGCCTGCCGGTTCTGACCGGCCATCATCGCCGTCACAACCCGCTGATCGCGGAGGCAAAGTCGCTGATCGACAGCGGCGGGATCGGCGCCATCGTCTCGGTCCACGGGATGTTCTGGCTGGAAAAGCCCGCCAGCTATTTCGCGAACGACTGGCGCCGCCGGCCCGGCGCCGGTCCGGTGCTGCTGAACTGCATCCATGACATCGATCTGCTGCGCCACCTGGCGGGCGAGATCGTGGCGGTTCAGTCCGTGGTCACGCGCGCGATCCGGGGGCACGCGGTCGAGGATGCGGCGGCCGTGGTCATCGAATTCGCCAGTGGCGCAATCGGCACGCTGAGCGTCGCCGACTGCATTCCCGCACCGTGGAGTTGGGAACTGGCTTCGGGCGAGAACCCCGACTATCCGCCGGCGGGCCAGTCCTGCTATCAGATCGGCGGAACAACGGGCGCCCTTGAACTTCCTGCGCTGCGCGTCTGGCGCCATGACGGCCCGCGCGGCTGGTGGGATCCGATCACCGCAGCCACGCTGCCGCGCGGCCATGGCGACCCGCTGATACGGCAGGCCGAGCAGTTCGGCCGCGTCATCCGTGGCGAGGAGCCACCACTCGTCTCGGGCGAGGACGGACGGCGCAGCCTTGCGGTGGCGCTTGCCGTCCACCGCGCCGCAGAAACCCGAACCCGGATCGTCATCGCCCCATGA
- a CDS encoding 4-hydroxy-2-oxo-heptane-1,7-dioate aldolase yields the protein MDLPRNTFKAALREGRQQIGIWCSIPGAGHAESLAGCGFDWMLIDTEHTTTDLTTVQAMLAAVAPYPTHCAVRPGWNDAVEIKRLLDAGAQTILVPYVQSTAEAARAVAACRYPPEGTRGVAGITRASRFGLVPDYIARANAEICLLVQVETAEALGQIEAIAAVDGVDGIFIGPADLATSMGYPGNTAHPAVHKAILSAIARIRAAGKPAGILSLDPDLLDAAVAAGTMFTAVDVDAAILLRHAREAATAWKART from the coding sequence ATGGACCTGCCACGCAACACATTCAAGGCCGCGCTGCGCGAGGGGCGCCAGCAGATCGGCATCTGGTGCTCGATCCCGGGGGCGGGCCATGCCGAGTCGCTTGCCGGTTGCGGGTTCGACTGGATGCTGATCGACACCGAACACACGACGACTGACCTGACGACGGTGCAGGCCATGCTGGCTGCGGTCGCACCCTACCCCACCCATTGCGCGGTGCGCCCGGGCTGGAACGACGCGGTCGAGATCAAGCGGCTTCTGGATGCGGGGGCGCAGACGATTCTGGTGCCCTATGTCCAGTCTACGGCCGAGGCCGCCCGCGCCGTCGCCGCCTGCCGCTACCCGCCGGAAGGCACGCGCGGCGTGGCGGGTATCACGCGGGCGTCGCGCTTTGGCCTGGTGCCTGACTACATCGCGCGCGCAAACGCGGAAATCTGCCTGCTTGTGCAGGTGGAAACGGCCGAGGCGCTCGGCCAGATCGAGGCGATCGCTGCGGTTGACGGGGTGGATGGCATATTCATCGGGCCCGCGGATCTGGCCACCTCGATGGGATACCCCGGCAACACGGCCCACCCCGCCGTTCACAAGGCGATCCTGTCGGCCATCGCCCGTATCCGGGCAGCCGGGAAACCGGCAGGCATCCTGTCACTCGACCCTGACCTGCTCGACGCGGCCGTTGCCGCCGGAACGATGTTCACCGCGGTCGATGTCGATGCGGCGATCCTGCTGCGGCATGCGCGCGAGGCCGCGACGGCCTGGAAAGCCCGCACATGA
- a CDS encoding LysR family transcriptional regulator — MHNHLGMHPGIKLRHVRVFLDIAASGNLSAVARQQGITQPAVSRSLAELEVLLGQSLFLRTGRRLVLTEAGQVFRRHAAQALAALDQGAAAMRPGGPGGRLSVGVLPTAATRLFPQAALRFHALRPGTVLTVTTGPHAFLMELLRRGRIDLMLGRMPAPDEMAGLSFAHLYEEDIVLCARAGHPMAVAPLAEMLARVPVILPPAGAIIRRAVDDFLASQGLAGIRPAVETVALALGRGIVRGSDAVWFISRGVILEELERGELILMPAAARFLSGAVGITGRQGATSEDAEILSAILRDAAGRTD, encoded by the coding sequence ATGCATAATCACCTGGGCATGCACCCCGGGATCAAGCTTCGCCATGTCCGGGTGTTTCTGGACATTGCCGCCAGCGGAAACCTGTCGGCCGTGGCACGACAGCAGGGCATCACCCAGCCTGCCGTGTCCCGGTCGCTGGCCGAGCTTGAGGTGCTTCTTGGACAGTCGCTGTTCCTTCGCACGGGGCGGCGTCTGGTTCTGACCGAGGCGGGTCAGGTGTTCCGTCGCCATGCCGCCCAGGCCCTGGCCGCGCTTGACCAGGGCGCGGCGGCGATGCGGCCCGGCGGCCCCGGTGGCCGGCTGAGCGTGGGTGTCCTGCCGACCGCCGCGACGCGGCTGTTTCCTCAGGCCGCCCTGCGGTTCCATGCGCTGCGGCCGGGCACGGTGCTGACGGTGACGACGGGGCCACATGCGTTTCTGATGGAACTGCTGCGCCGGGGCCGCATTGACCTCATGCTGGGTCGGATGCCCGCGCCGGACGAGATGGCGGGCCTGAGCTTCGCACATCTCTATGAAGAGGATATCGTGCTGTGTGCCCGCGCGGGTCACCCGATGGCCGTTGCGCCTTTGGCCGAGATGCTGGCCCGGGTTCCGGTTATCCTGCCCCCCGCCGGTGCCATCATCCGGCGAGCCGTCGACGATTTCCTGGCATCGCAGGGTCTGGCCGGAATCCGCCCGGCCGTCGAGACGGTGGCACTTGCCCTGGGTCGCGGCATCGTGCGGGGGTCCGACGCCGTGTGGTTCATCTCGCGCGGCGTGATCCTGGAGGAACTGGAGCGCGGCGAACTCATCCTGATGCCCGCGGCGGCGCGGTTCCTGTCGGGTGCCGTCGGCATCACCGGCCGCCAGGGCGCGACCAGTGAGGATGCCGAGATCCTGTCGGCCATCCTGCGCGACGCGGCGGGACGTACCGACTGA
- the pcaD gene encoding 3-oxoadipate enol-lactonase, whose product MQVLMRPWGAMHVRTEGSGPLVLFANSLGTDLRLWDDVLPLLPSGLRFARFDKPGHGLSDLAPEVTIDSLADDAAALITDAGQSAVVVGLSIGGQIAQAVAARRPDLVRAIVLSNTAARLGSAESWQARIAAVSASGIEGIADAVLDRWFAAPFRHSDACAPWRAMLTRTPATGYIAACRALAASDLAATTAALRRPAMVIAGEHDGASPPDLVRATADLIPGAAFHVIPGAGHLPPVETPAAFAALLSPFLIEHAHA is encoded by the coding sequence ATGCAAGTCCTGATGCGCCCGTGGGGCGCCATGCATGTGCGCACAGAAGGTTCGGGGCCGCTCGTGCTCTTTGCGAACTCGCTGGGCACCGATCTGCGGCTGTGGGATGACGTCTTGCCGCTGCTGCCTTCAGGGCTGCGATTTGCACGGTTCGACAAACCGGGCCACGGACTTTCCGACTTGGCACCCGAGGTCACGATCGACAGTCTCGCCGATGATGCGGCCGCGCTGATCACTGATGCAGGGCAATCCGCCGTGGTGGTTGGCCTGTCAATCGGGGGCCAGATTGCGCAGGCTGTCGCCGCCCGGCGCCCCGATCTGGTGCGCGCGATCGTGCTGTCGAACACCGCCGCGCGGCTTGGATCGGCCGAAAGCTGGCAAGCCCGGATCGCCGCGGTATCTGCCAGCGGCATCGAAGGGATTGCCGACGCGGTTCTGGACCGCTGGTTCGCTGCACCTTTCCGGCACAGCGACGCCTGCGCGCCCTGGCGGGCGATGCTGACGCGCACGCCGGCAACCGGATACATCGCCGCCTGCCGGGCGCTCGCCGCATCCGATCTTGCGGCGACAACGGCGGCGCTTCGGCGGCCCGCGATGGTGATCGCCGGAGAGCATGATGGCGCCTCGCCGCCCGATCTGGTGCGCGCGACCGCCGATCTGATCCCGGGCGCGGCGTTCCACGTCATCCCGGGGGCGGGCCACCTGCCCCCGGTCGAAACCCCCGCCGCGTTTGCCGCACTCCTGTCCCCGTTCCTCATCGAGCACGCGCATGCCTGA
- the pcaC gene encoding 4-carboxymuconolactone decarboxylase, with the protein MPDDNPATPVSALGEATRRRVLGHAHVDRSLNAATPFDAPFQRLITDAAWGHVWGRDTLPLRERSMLTIALLAGLGNDEELRLHLRATANTGATEDDVMEVLLHVAIYAGVPRANHAMKIAREVFAAMARQEES; encoded by the coding sequence ATGCCTGACGACAATCCTGCCACCCCGGTCTCCGCCCTCGGCGAGGCCACGCGCCGCCGTGTCCTGGGGCACGCGCATGTGGATCGGTCGCTCAACGCCGCCACGCCGTTCGACGCGCCGTTCCAGCGGCTGATCACCGACGCCGCCTGGGGCCATGTCTGGGGGCGCGACACGCTGCCCCTGCGCGAGCGTTCGATGCTGACCATCGCGCTGCTGGCGGGACTGGGCAACGATGAGGAACTGCGCCTGCATCTACGGGCCACGGCCAACACCGGCGCCACCGAGGATGACGTGATGGAGGTGCTGCTGCACGTCGCCATCTATGCGGGCGTACCCCGCGCGAACCATGCCATGAAGATTGCAAGGGAGGTCTTTGCCGCGATGGCAAGGCAGGAGGAGTCGTGA
- the pcaH gene encoding protocatechuate 3,4-dioxygenase subunit beta, whose protein sequence is MKPAEFHQRDRLWQPPALAPDYKTSVARSPRLAMLSLQNSMSEITGPTFGHGDIDPIDNDLIRNYAKTGDPVGERIIVHGRVLDENGRGVPDTLVEIWQANAGGRYRHKKDTYLAPIDPNFGGCGRTLTDADGYYVFRTVKPGAYPWRNWVNNWRPAHIHVSVFGTAFAQRLITQMYFEGDPLIAQCPIIRTIPDPRAIDQLIAPLDMNSAIPLDSLAYKFDIILRGRRSTLFENRLEGN, encoded by the coding sequence ATGAAACCCGCCGAATTCCATCAGCGCGACCGGCTGTGGCAGCCGCCTGCGCTGGCCCCCGACTACAAGACCAGCGTGGCGCGCAGTCCGCGCCTCGCCATGCTGTCGCTGCAGAATTCGATGTCGGAGATCACCGGACCGACCTTCGGCCATGGCGACATCGACCCGATCGACAACGATCTGATCCGGAACTACGCAAAGACCGGCGATCCGGTCGGCGAACGCATCATCGTGCATGGTCGTGTGCTGGACGAGAACGGGCGCGGCGTGCCGGACACGCTGGTGGAGATCTGGCAGGCCAACGCGGGCGGCCGGTATCGCCACAAGAAGGATACCTACCTTGCCCCCATCGACCCCAATTTCGGCGGATGCGGGAGGACGCTGACGGATGCTGATGGCTACTACGTCTTCCGCACGGTCAAGCCAGGCGCCTACCCGTGGCGCAACTGGGTGAACAACTGGCGCCCGGCGCATATCCATGTCTCGGTATTCGGCACCGCCTTCGCGCAGCGCCTGATCACCCAGATGTATTTCGAGGGCGATCCCCTGATCGCGCAATGTCCGATCATACGGACCATTCCCGATCCGCGCGCCATCGACCAACTGATCGCGCCGCTGGACATGAATTCGGCGATCCCGCTGGACAGCCTGGCCTACAAGTTCGACATCATATTGCGGGGACGGCGCTCCACGCTGTTCGAGAACCGGCTGGAGGGAAACTGA
- the pcaG gene encoding protocatechuate 3,4-dioxygenase subunit alpha, producing the protein MPQPLNYLKESPSQTAGPYVHIGLAPGAAGFDIYRNELGQDIAGPDAAGERIRVEGLVIDGTGAPVKDAMLEVWQADAAGIYPHAEDPRHADVAPGFRGWGRVITDFESGLWSFGTVKPGPVMGRNGRWMAPHLNLWIVARGINIGLNTRMYFEDEDNTADPVLNLVEQVQRRSTLIARKTSPSTYRFDIRLQGEGETVFLDI; encoded by the coding sequence ATGCCGCAGCCCCTGAACTATCTGAAGGAAAGCCCGTCCCAGACCGCCGGTCCCTATGTGCATATCGGCCTGGCACCCGGCGCGGCGGGGTTCGACATCTACCGGAACGAGCTCGGCCAGGACATCGCCGGACCCGACGCCGCCGGCGAGCGTATCCGGGTCGAGGGGTTGGTCATCGACGGCACCGGCGCACCGGTCAAGGATGCGATGCTGGAGGTCTGGCAGGCCGATGCCGCGGGCATCTATCCGCATGCCGAAGATCCCCGCCATGCCGATGTTGCCCCGGGTTTTCGCGGCTGGGGACGGGTGATCACCGACTTCGAAAGCGGCCTCTGGTCATTCGGCACGGTCAAGCCCGGCCCGGTCATGGGGCGCAACGGCCGCTGGATGGCGCCGCACCTCAACCTCTGGATCGTCGCGCGCGGGATCAACATCGGCCTGAACACGCGGATGTACTTCGAGGACGAGGACAACACGGCAGACCCCGTGCTGAACCTCGTGGAACAGGTGCAGCGCAGGTCCACCCTGATCGCACGGAAGACATCGCCTTCAACCTACCGTTTCGACATCCGTCTTCAGGGCGAGGGTGAAACGGTCTTTCTGGATATCTGA
- a CDS encoding 3-keto-5-aminohexanoate cleavage protein, translated as MTNPCIICVAITGSLPTKENNPAVPITIAEQIESTQEAFEAGASIVHCHVRDDAGKPTSDPDRFARLMEGLARHCPGMIVQLSTGGRSGAGQERGGMLPLRPDMASLAVGSNNFPTRVYENPPQLVDWLASEMIAHDVKPEVEAFDLSHITQAAAMARDGRLKGPLYVQFVMGVKNGMPADERIFDFYVETLNRLAPGSQWCAAGIGATQTIVNEWCIAKGGHTRTGMEDNVRLDREHLAPSNAALVRRAVEICQRHDRPVATWQEARTILGLRMPQAA; from the coding sequence ATGACCAATCCCTGCATCATCTGCGTCGCCATCACCGGATCGCTGCCGACCAAGGAAAACAACCCTGCGGTTCCCATCACCATCGCCGAACAGATCGAAAGCACGCAGGAGGCCTTCGAGGCGGGTGCCAGCATCGTGCACTGCCATGTGCGAGATGACGCGGGCAAGCCCACCTCGGACCCTGATCGCTTCGCCCGGCTGATGGAGGGGCTGGCAAGGCACTGTCCCGGCATGATCGTGCAGCTTTCCACCGGTGGCAGGTCGGGCGCCGGGCAGGAACGCGGCGGCATGTTGCCGCTGCGGCCCGACATGGCCTCGCTCGCCGTGGGGTCGAACAACTTTCCGACCCGCGTCTACGAGAACCCGCCGCAACTGGTAGACTGGCTCGCATCCGAAATGATCGCGCATGACGTCAAGCCGGAGGTCGAGGCATTCGACCTTTCGCACATCACGCAGGCCGCGGCGATGGCCCGCGACGGACGGCTGAAGGGCCCGCTCTACGTGCAGTTCGTGATGGGGGTGAAGAACGGGATGCCCGCCGATGAACGCATCTTCGACTTCTATGTCGAGACACTGAACCGTCTGGCGCCCGGATCGCAATGGTGCGCTGCCGGGATCGGCGCGACACAGACCATCGTCAACGAATGGTGCATCGCCAAGGGCGGACACACGCGGACGGGGATGGAAGACAACGTGCGGCTGGACCGGGAACACCTTGCGCCGTCGAACGCGGCGCTCGTGCGCCGTGCGGTCGAGATCTGCCAGCGCCACGACCGCCCGGTTGCGACGTGGCAGGAGGCGCGCACGATACTGGGGCTGCGGATGCCGCAGGCAGCCTGA
- a CDS encoding adenylosuccinate lyase family protein, whose translation MPAHPADSALYARLLGDAETARLFTDTAEIRAMLLVEGALARVQGDLGLIPEAAAAFLHRAAQEVQIDAAELAPGTAANGVPVPDLVAAFRKASGAPEHAQWLHWGATSQDIADTGLMLRLRQVLTIWETRMAAILRGFADLATVHADTPMVARTYGQAAVPTTFGAVVAGWGSPFLRHRERLADLRPRLLAVQFGGAAGTLSALGADGPAVRAALARTLGLTDPGGPWHSDRDRIAELASLAAGIAVAAGKVGEDLTLLAQTGIAEVGITGAGASSTMPQKENPVAAAVLVALARSAGGLAATLAGAGLHRQARDGAAWFTEWLTLPPLMITTGAALRVLAETIPRLRPDATAMERALGSDSGLIAAESITFALAGHMPRPEAQAAVKAMAAEARATGQMLADLAATRFPDLNIGIRPDLGESPAIARRFAERVAASG comes from the coding sequence ATGCCCGCCCATCCCGCCGACAGCGCCCTTTACGCCCGCCTGCTGGGCGACGCCGAGACAGCGCGGCTGTTCACCGACACGGCCGAGATCCGCGCGATGCTGCTGGTCGAGGGGGCCCTTGCACGCGTGCAGGGTGACCTTGGCCTGATCCCCGAGGCTGCGGCGGCCTTCCTGCACCGGGCGGCCCAGGAGGTGCAGATCGACGCCGCCGAACTGGCGCCGGGCACCGCCGCGAACGGGGTTCCCGTACCCGATCTCGTCGCGGCCTTCCGCAAGGCCAGCGGCGCGCCCGAGCACGCGCAATGGCTGCACTGGGGGGCCACGTCACAGGATATAGCGGATACCGGCCTGATGCTGCGGCTGCGTCAGGTGCTGACGATCTGGGAGACCCGCATGGCAGCGATCCTGCGCGGCTTTGCGGATCTTGCGACGGTGCACGCCGATACACCGATGGTCGCGCGCACCTACGGGCAGGCGGCGGTGCCGACCACATTCGGTGCCGTGGTTGCGGGCTGGGGTTCACCGTTTCTGCGGCATCGCGAACGGCTGGCCGACCTGCGCCCGCGTCTGCTGGCCGTGCAGTTCGGGGGGGCGGCGGGCACGCTTTCGGCGCTTGGCGCGGACGGCCCCGCGGTGCGTGCCGCACTCGCGCGGACGCTCGGCCTGACCGATCCGGGCGGACCCTGGCATTCGGACCGTGACCGGATCGCCGAGCTCGCCAGCCTTGCCGCCGGGATTGCCGTTGCCGCAGGGAAGGTCGGCGAGGATCTGACGCTTCTGGCGCAGACCGGCATTGCGGAGGTTGGCATCACCGGGGCAGGCGCATCATCGACCATGCCGCAAAAGGAAAATCCGGTGGCGGCGGCCGTCCTTGTTGCACTTGCGCGGTCGGCGGGCGGGCTGGCCGCGACACTGGCGGGCGCGGGGTTGCACCGTCAGGCGCGCGATGGCGCCGCATGGTTCACCGAATGGCTGACGCTGCCGCCCCTGATGATCACCACCGGCGCCGCGTTGCGGGTACTGGCCGAAACCATCCCCCGGCTGCGCCCCGATGCAACAGCGATGGAACGTGCCCTTGGCAGCGACAGCGGCCTGATCGCGGCCGAGAGCATCACCTTCGCGCTTGCCGGTCACATGCCGCGACCCGAGGCGCAGGCGGCGGTCAAGGCAATGGCGGCCGAGGCGCGGGCAACGGGACAGATGCTCGCCGATCTCGCGGCCACGCGCTTTCCCGATCTGAACATCGGCATCAGGCCCGACCTTGGCGAGTCACCGGCCATCGCCCGCCGCTTTGCAGAACGGGTCGCGGCCTCGGGTTGA
- a CDS encoding M48 family metallopeptidase, producing MRWLGGLLLAAALAGCMPTYDVALPVPAPQPVEVSATRPSDLLPPRAAAQNFVAAVDRVQPVAEAYCRARTRGVPCAFRVVIDDRPGQPPNAFQTLDRAGRPVLGFTPSLIANARNIDEIAFVVGHEAAHHILGHIPLVQQSATETALLAGVLAALGGADAAAVRSAQDVGATLGARRFSKEFELQADALGAEIAFRAGFDPVRGSAFFDRLPDPGDRFLGSHPPNAERRNVVRRTVAALR from the coding sequence ATGCGGTGGCTTGGCGGGCTCTTGCTGGCGGCGGCGCTTGCCGGATGCATGCCGACCTACGACGTTGCGCTGCCGGTGCCCGCGCCGCAGCCGGTCGAGGTTTCCGCGACCCGGCCGTCCGACCTCTTGCCGCCCCGCGCCGCAGCGCAGAACTTCGTGGCGGCGGTCGATCGCGTGCAGCCGGTGGCCGAGGCGTATTGCCGTGCCCGCACGCGCGGGGTGCCCTGTGCCTTTCGTGTCGTGATCGACGACCGCCCGGGACAGCCGCCGAACGCCTTCCAGACGCTGGACCGGGCCGGTCGGCCGGTTCTGGGCTTTACCCCGTCGCTGATCGCCAATGCGCGCAACATCGACGAGATCGCCTTTGTCGTGGGTCACGAGGCGGCGCATCACATTCTGGGCCACATCCCGCTGGTTCAGCAGAGCGCGACCGAGACAGCACTGCTGGCCGGGGTGCTGGCGGCGCTTGGCGGGGCGGACGCGGCGGCGGTGCGCAGCGCGCAGGATGTGGGCGCCACATTGGGTGCAAGACGCTTCTCGAAGGAATTCGAACTTCAGGCCGATGCACTGGGTGCCGAAATCGCGTTCCGTGCCGGTTTCGACCCGGTGCGCGGTTCGGCATTCTTTGACCGCCTGCCCGATCCGGGCGACCGTTTTCTTGGCAGCCACCCCCCGAATGCCGAACGGCGCAACGTGGTTCGCCGAACGGTGGCTGCGCTCCGCTGA
- a CDS encoding DUF167 domain-containing protein translates to MIDLSHLAVPGTMFALRATPRARRSALAVADDGTLRVHVTAPAEDGRANEAVRNLLAEALGVARTRLVLVRGATARDKLFRLD, encoded by the coding sequence ATGATCGACCTGTCGCACCTGGCCGTCCCGGGCACCATGTTTGCGCTGCGCGCAACGCCGCGTGCCAGGCGCAGTGCGCTGGCGGTCGCCGATGACGGCACGCTGCGCGTTCACGTCACCGCGCCTGCCGAGGACGGGCGCGCCAATGAGGCGGTGCGCAACCTGCTGGCAGAGGCACTGGGCGTCGCGAGAACCCGGTTGGTACTGGTGCGAGGTGCGACCGCACGGGACAAGCTGTTCAGGCTGGATTGA
- a CDS encoding SDR family oxidoreductase: MTLSIQGKTAIVTGAAAGIGLAVARHFLDKGANVMCADIDEVRLENECGEEARSEGALRFFGGDLREKLTVANLLSATIDAFDRVDILVNASRAFCLSDPLDPSGDAVDLMLQHNLMSALRLTQVTARRMILQAEKSGTSGGSIGSIINLSSLAACRTQPELLGYSISSAAIEQMTRTMAIALAPKGIRVNAVAFGSVMSASLQAQIKEHPDYRQTIVDGTPMGRIGAPAELAEAVQYLASDAASFMTGQILMLDGGRSLIDTVRAPAF; this comes from the coding sequence ATGACGCTTTCCATCCAGGGCAAGACCGCGATCGTGACGGGTGCCGCCGCCGGGATCGGGCTGGCCGTTGCACGGCATTTCCTCGACAAGGGCGCCAATGTGATGTGTGCCGACATCGACGAGGTGCGGCTCGAGAACGAGTGCGGGGAAGAGGCGCGCAGCGAAGGAGCACTGCGGTTCTTCGGCGGCGACCTGCGGGAAAAGCTGACGGTGGCGAACCTGCTGTCGGCCACCATCGACGCTTTCGATCGCGTGGACATACTGGTGAACGCAAGCCGTGCCTTCTGTCTGTCTGATCCGCTTGATCCGTCGGGCGATGCGGTCGATCTCATGCTGCAGCACAACCTCATGTCGGCACTGCGCCTGACCCAGGTGACGGCAAGGCGGATGATCCTGCAGGCTGAGAAGAGCGGCACTTCCGGCGGCTCCATCGGGTCGATCATCAATCTGTCGTCGCTGGCCGCCTGCCGTACCCAACCCGAGCTGCTGGGCTATTCGATCTCTTCTGCGGCGATCGAGCAGATGACGCGCACGATGGCGATTGCCCTCGCGCCCAAGGGCATCCGGGTCAATGCCGTGGCTTTCGGCTCGGTGATGAGCGCCAGCCTGCAGGCGCAGATCAAGGAACACCCGGACTATCGCCAGACCATCGTGGACGGCACACCGATGGGACGGATCGGCGCCCCGGCGGAACTTGCGGAAGCGGTGCAATATCTTGCCTCGGACGCGGCGAGCTTCATGACCGGTCAGATCCTGATGCTCGATGGCGGGCGGTCGCTTATCGATACCGTCCGGGCGCCCGCGTTCTGA
- a CDS encoding class I SAM-dependent methyltransferase codes for MRSSRLALALETGALTLPSDGDILVLNAQSGDDLSSLPRDRLVLVQTMRSEHDALAAQGFSVTAEVPVAPFAAAIVCLPRARDHARALVAQAAGAAMPGGTVAVDGQKTDGVDAALRELRARLPVSEPLAKAHGRLFTLAAGPGLEDWLPAIRLVEGGFATLPGVFSADGPDPASVLLAEALPEALPGHGVDLGAGWGYLAHAALSRRGVRSVDLVEADHTALACARINITDPRAAFHWVDAMRFRPARPADWVVMNPPFHAGRRAEPALGAAFLSAAAGMLAADGVLWLVANRHLPYGPLLTTLFREIDDIGGSPAFRLTRAARPLPPPRKART; via the coding sequence ATGCGATCGTCCCGACTCGCCCTTGCGCTGGAAACCGGCGCCCTGACCCTGCCCTCGGACGGGGACATCCTTGTGCTGAATGCGCAGTCCGGAGATGATTTGTCCTCCCTGCCGCGTGACCGGCTGGTGCTGGTGCAGACGATGCGGTCCGAACACGATGCGCTGGCGGCGCAGGGGTTTTCTGTGACGGCAGAGGTGCCCGTCGCGCCCTTCGCCGCAGCGATTGTCTGCCTGCCCCGGGCCCGCGACCATGCCCGCGCCCTTGTCGCGCAGGCGGCGGGGGCTGCGATGCCGGGCGGAACGGTTGCCGTGGACGGGCAGAAGACCGACGGGGTCGATGCCGCGCTGCGCGAGCTGCGCGCGCGGTTGCCGGTGTCGGAGCCGCTGGCCAAGGCGCACGGCCGACTGTTCACCCTTGCCGCCGGTCCGGGACTGGAGGACTGGCTGCCGGCAATCCGTCTGGTTGAGGGTGGCTTTGCCACGCTGCCCGGCGTGTTCTCGGCGGATGGTCCGGACCCGGCCTCGGTCTTGCTTGCAGAGGCGCTGCCAGAGGCACTGCCTGGCCATGGCGTCGATCTGGGCGCGGGCTGGGGATATCTGGCGCATGCCGCACTGTCGCGCCGGGGTGTGCGGTCAGTTGATCTGGTCGAGGCCGACCACACGGCTCTTGCCTGCGCCCGGATCAACATCACCGATCCCCGCGCGGCTTTCCACTGGGTGGATGCCATGCGGTTCCGACCGGCCCGCCCGGCAGACTGGGTGGTGATGAACCCGCCCTTTCATGCTGGTCGCAGGGCCGAACCCGCACTTGGCGCGGCATTTCTGTCCGCGGCGGCCGGCATGCTGGCCGCCGATGGCGTGCTCTGGCTGGTCGCGAACCGGCATCTGCCCTATGGTCCCCTGCTGACGACGCTGTTCCGCGAGATCGACGATATCGGCGGCAGCCCGGCCTTCCGGCTGACCCGGGCGGCCCGACCCCTTCCCCCTCCCCGAAAGGCCAGGACATGA